A genome region from Mycobacterium sp. 3519A includes the following:
- the mbtD gene encoding mycobactin polyketide synthase MbtD: protein MTAFPDGRTPVLLTAHAEDLIAADAAAMLRYLDRGPDVQSVAATLLRTRRLRRHRAVVRARGVAELADGLRALAAGDDHPLVVRSSENGAPRTVFVFPGQGSQWPSMGAEAYRQLPVYRAEVERCAEAFGAHSPLPYLTSDGDFGQIQTQAAQFAHAAGLAAVWKSCGIAPAITVGHSLGEVAAAYVAGAITLTDAAAVVGARARVVDGLTGRYGMAVLGIPVADAERVVAETAGWLGLSVVNAGASVVVSGEQNAITAVVGEVAGTGGFAREIPVGFPAHTSARDPLQAALVGLLPSATFADAPVQFIGSATASVVPAGTEFADYWYQNLRNTVRFDRAVAAAREQGATTFVELSAHPALLFALGDLLGDDEPVAVGSGRRDESLIDVLSANIAAVAVSDPGYRWVDLVDIAQRPLPGFPNAPMHAVHLWATPDPLPPLPGLTIKAEKWSVQPEFDVPVVVRQAAVTALPGPRAGLGDRLRDAIRARPDVHLVDPQAADMLIVVAPLLDHPDPEHAAADLAGLLGAGLLDYPGAIGPACRDVWLLTVGGEHVRPAEPVALPAQAALAAMHRSIGFEHPDQTFRHLDLSSWDDTAAVVDALLGQHSEAAIRETNSAPTLYVRTLPEQDVAADPWPLDSGLLDNVVITGGSGAVGMHYARYFAARGARRIVLLSRSGGEFDGADVVAVQCDITSADQVRTAGREHGGDGATLVIHAAGAATFATGDAVTADAFTDTIAAKVVGLARITELWPLRPDARILVCSSVSGVWGGRGHAAYSAANRMLDVMAGQLRANGRQCVSAKYGLWGAGIIDADEVTRIERSGLLPMTPDAAIEASLRDHPIDPVIIAADRDRLRTFFDSQHNAEPSTTTTESGVDTTVRVRAELAAALNLGDAATIDLSASLLDLGVDSLLALDLRKRLRRATGNSVPLAALLGGITGDELIARLDAHDTEEKVDTTRD from the coding sequence ATGACTGCGTTTCCCGACGGGCGCACGCCCGTGCTGTTGACCGCGCACGCCGAGGACCTGATCGCGGCGGATGCCGCGGCGATGCTTCGGTACCTCGACCGCGGACCCGACGTGCAGTCGGTCGCGGCCACATTGCTGCGCACCCGGCGACTGCGACGCCACCGCGCGGTGGTGCGGGCCCGCGGCGTCGCCGAACTCGCCGACGGTCTGCGCGCGCTCGCGGCGGGCGACGATCACCCGTTGGTGGTCCGCTCGTCGGAGAACGGCGCGCCCCGAACGGTATTCGTGTTCCCTGGACAAGGCAGTCAGTGGCCGTCGATGGGCGCAGAGGCCTACCGGCAACTGCCGGTCTACCGCGCCGAAGTCGAGCGCTGCGCCGAGGCATTCGGAGCCCATTCACCGCTGCCGTATCTCACCTCCGACGGCGACTTCGGGCAGATTCAGACCCAGGCAGCACAGTTCGCGCACGCCGCTGGGCTGGCCGCGGTGTGGAAGTCGTGCGGTATCGCACCCGCCATCACGGTCGGCCACAGCCTTGGTGAGGTAGCCGCGGCCTACGTGGCCGGTGCGATCACGCTCACCGATGCGGCAGCGGTCGTGGGCGCCCGCGCCAGGGTGGTCGACGGGTTGACCGGCCGCTACGGCATGGCTGTGCTCGGCATTCCGGTGGCAGATGCCGAGCGGGTGGTCGCCGAAACGGCTGGCTGGCTGGGACTGTCGGTCGTCAACGCCGGCGCGTCGGTGGTGGTGTCGGGGGAGCAGAACGCGATCACCGCGGTGGTCGGTGAAGTGGCGGGCACCGGCGGCTTCGCCCGCGAGATCCCCGTCGGCTTCCCCGCGCACACCAGCGCGCGGGACCCGCTGCAAGCCGCCCTCGTCGGCTTGCTGCCGAGCGCGACGTTCGCCGACGCTCCGGTGCAGTTCATCGGTTCGGCGACCGCCTCGGTCGTCCCCGCCGGAACCGAATTCGCCGACTACTGGTACCAAAACCTCCGCAACACGGTGCGGTTCGACCGGGCGGTGGCCGCGGCTCGTGAGCAGGGCGCGACCACATTCGTCGAGTTGTCGGCACACCCGGCGCTGCTGTTCGCACTCGGCGACCTCCTCGGCGACGACGAACCCGTCGCGGTCGGCTCCGGCCGGCGCGACGAGTCGCTGATCGATGTGCTGTCCGCCAACATCGCCGCGGTGGCGGTCAGCGACCCCGGCTACCGCTGGGTCGACCTCGTCGACATTGCGCAACGACCGCTACCCGGGTTCCCCAACGCGCCGATGCACGCTGTGCATCTGTGGGCCACCCCGGACCCGCTGCCGCCGCTGCCGGGCCTCACGATCAAAGCCGAAAAGTGGTCCGTTCAACCGGAATTCGATGTACCGGTGGTGGTGCGACAGGCGGCGGTGACCGCACTGCCCGGTCCACGTGCCGGCCTCGGAGACCGGTTACGCGACGCCATCCGAGCGCGCCCCGACGTCCACCTCGTCGACCCGCAGGCGGCCGACATGCTGATCGTGGTCGCCCCGCTGCTCGATCACCCCGACCCCGAGCACGCCGCCGCCGATCTCGCCGGACTGCTCGGCGCCGGCCTGCTCGACTACCCCGGCGCCATCGGACCGGCGTGCCGCGACGTATGGCTCCTCACCGTCGGCGGCGAGCACGTGCGGCCCGCCGAGCCGGTGGCGTTGCCCGCGCAGGCCGCGTTGGCGGCCATGCACCGCAGCATCGGATTCGAGCATCCGGACCAGACGTTCCGCCATCTGGATCTGTCGTCATGGGACGACACCGCTGCCGTCGTGGACGCTCTACTCGGTCAGCACAGCGAGGCTGCGATCCGCGAGACCAATTCGGCGCCAACGCTTTATGTCAGGACACTGCCGGAGCAGGACGTCGCCGCCGACCCGTGGCCGCTGGACTCGGGCCTTCTCGACAACGTCGTGATCACCGGCGGGAGCGGAGCGGTCGGCATGCACTACGCCCGTTACTTCGCTGCCCGAGGGGCGCGGCGCATCGTGCTGCTCAGCCGCAGCGGCGGCGAATTCGACGGAGCCGACGTGGTGGCCGTCCAATGTGACATCACGTCAGCCGATCAGGTGCGCACCGCCGGGCGCGAGCACGGCGGCGACGGCGCGACGTTAGTGATCCACGCGGCGGGCGCCGCGACGTTCGCCACCGGCGATGCGGTCACCGCCGACGCATTCACCGACACGATTGCGGCCAAGGTGGTGGGCCTGGCCCGGATCACCGAGCTGTGGCCGCTGCGGCCCGATGCTCGAATCCTCGTGTGCTCCTCGGTGTCCGGCGTCTGGGGCGGACGCGGGCACGCCGCGTATTCGGCCGCCAACCGGATGCTCGACGTGATGGCAGGCCAACTGCGCGCCAACGGGCGCCAGTGCGTATCAGCCAAGTACGGGCTGTGGGGTGCGGGCATCATCGACGCCGACGAGGTGACCCGCATCGAACGCTCCGGCCTGCTGCCGATGACACCGGATGCCGCGATCGAGGCGAGCCTGCGCGATCACCCGATCGACCCGGTGATCATCGCGGCCGACCGCGATCGGCTGCGGACCTTCTTCGACAGCCAACACAACGCTGAACCATCCACAACGACAACCGAATCGGGCGTCGACACCACGGTGCGAGTGCGTGCCGAATTGGCCGCGGCGCTGAATCTCGGCGACGCCGCCACGATCGACCTCTCCGCGTCGCTACTCGACCTCGGCGTGGACTCGCTGCTCGCCCTCGATCTGCGCAAGCGGTTGCGCCGCGCCACCGGCAACTCGGTGCCGCTGGCCGCGCTGCTCGGCGGCATCACCGGCGATGAGTTGATCGCCCGCCTCGACGCGCACGACACCGAAGAGAAGGTGGACACCACGCGTGACTGA
- a CDS encoding polyketide synthase, giving the protein MDERDDPIVIVGMALEAPGGVDTADAYWSLLSRQHEALGPFPTDRGWSVRELLDGSRRDGFKRIHDLGGFLTGAATFDPVFFGISPREAVAMDPQQRVAMRVAWRALENSAINPDDLAGHDVGCYVGASITGYGPDLAEFSGHSGHLITGTALGVISGRIAYTLGLAGPAMTIDSSCASALAAFHVAVQALRGGDCDMALAGGVCVMGSPGFFVEFSKQHALSDDGHCRPYSAQASGTVWAEGAGMFVLQRRSAALRDGRRVLAEVRATCVNQDGRTAGLTAPSGPAQTRLFQRAIDAAGVRPDEVGMVEGHGTGTTLGDRTELHSLAATYGATEPGAGALLGSVKSNVGHSQAAAGALGLAKVLVSAEHGAVPASLHLDQLSGEIDWDSQGLRAAAALTPWPARDGHRVAAVSAFGMSGTNAHVIVSMPAEDQAA; this is encoded by the coding sequence GACAGCACGAGGCGCTTGGGCCGTTCCCGACCGACCGCGGCTGGTCCGTACGCGAGCTGCTCGACGGGTCACGGCGCGACGGCTTCAAACGCATCCACGACCTCGGCGGATTCCTCACCGGGGCAGCGACATTCGATCCGGTGTTCTTCGGCATCTCGCCGCGCGAGGCGGTGGCCATGGATCCGCAGCAGCGAGTGGCGATGCGGGTGGCCTGGCGTGCGCTCGAGAACAGCGCCATCAATCCCGACGACCTCGCGGGTCACGACGTCGGCTGCTATGTCGGTGCCTCGATCACCGGCTACGGTCCAGATCTCGCCGAGTTCTCGGGCCACTCGGGGCATTTGATCACGGGCACCGCGCTCGGGGTGATCTCCGGACGGATCGCCTACACGCTCGGGTTGGCAGGCCCCGCGATGACCATCGACTCGTCGTGCGCATCGGCGCTGGCCGCCTTCCACGTCGCCGTACAGGCGCTCCGGGGAGGCGACTGCGATATGGCGCTCGCCGGTGGCGTCTGCGTGATGGGCTCGCCGGGCTTCTTCGTCGAGTTCTCCAAACAGCACGCACTGTCCGACGACGGACACTGCAGACCGTACAGCGCACAGGCCAGCGGCACGGTGTGGGCCGAGGGCGCAGGGATGTTCGTCCTCCAGCGTCGGTCGGCGGCACTTCGTGACGGACGCCGGGTGCTGGCCGAGGTGCGTGCGACATGCGTCAATCAGGACGGCCGCACCGCCGGCCTGACCGCGCCGAGCGGGCCAGCGCAGACACGGCTGTTCCAGCGGGCCATCGACGCCGCGGGTGTGCGACCGGATGAGGTCGGCATGGTCGAGGGTCACGGCACCGGCACCACACTCGGCGACCGCACCGAACTGCACTCGCTGGCCGCCACATACGGAGCGACAGAGCCCGGTGCCGGGGCGCTGCTCGGATCGGTGAAGTCCAACGTCGGCCACTCGCAGGCCGCCGCGGGGGCGCTCGGACTGGCCAAGGTGCTGGTCTCCGCCGAACACGGGGCCGTCCCCGCGAGCCTGCACCTGGACCAGCTGAGCGGCGAAATCGACTGGGACAGCCAGGGTCTGCGGGCCGCCGCCGCGCTGACACCATGGCCTGCCCGCGACGGCCACCGCGTTGCCGCGGTCTCCGCGTTCGGAATGAGCGGCACCAATGCCCACGTGATCGTTTCGATGCCCGCCGAGGATCAGGCTGCGTGA